In Gossypium raimondii isolate GPD5lz chromosome 12, ASM2569854v1, whole genome shotgun sequence, a single window of DNA contains:
- the LOC105763435 gene encoding glucan endo-1,3-beta-glucosidase 1 → MLKMELMIICLFFLCFLGLTGAGQESIEYLRLYDTTPEVIHALPHGDVPIAVAVNGNVLREVSSSVLKAESWVRLHALAHFPAAKITTILVGDTILCQNGKGEEDSLGFLLPSLKNIYHSLTRWGLEKDIKVSAVFSSDCLMQNSVVFTDDLGKKVVKSLLEFFQNTNSTYSIIAPPNLSSSLHETLVLLSSHLDFMKRFGSFELRKVNVVFPSQQPKKPISRKLSMMDSKFERPFPDRPSPLPQTAPSTGISAPANVAKTPHPPQYPIASLPPISFPVDSPPPFSFPIAPELPPPFVPASSPSGFHLPPCNPAYDTAPAPETVVVQKLWCVAKPSVPTETLQEAMDYACGEGGADCKELMPDGSCFYPDTIVAHASYAYNSYWQKTKRNGGTCNFGGTAMIINADPSFLECRFVLS, encoded by the exons atgttgaagatGGAGTTAATGATCATTTGCTTGTTCTTTCTCTGTTTTCTGGGTCTTACTG gcGCAGGTCAAGAATCTATTGAATACCTTAGGCTTTATGACACAACTCCGGAGGTTATTCATGCATTACCTCACGGTGATGTTCCTATAGCAGTTGCTGTGAATGGCAATGTTCTCAGAGAGGTTTCTAGCAGTGTTTTGAAGGCTGAGAGTTGGGTCAGGCTTCATGCTTTAGCTCACTTTCCAGCTGCCAAAATCACTACCATTCTTGTGGGTGATACTATTCTTTGTCAAAATGGTAAAGGAGAAGAAGACAGTTTGGGTTTTTTACTACCATCCCTCAAGAACATTTATCACTCTCTTACAAGGTGGGGTCTAGAGAAAGACATCAAAGTGTCGGCTGTTTTTTCTTCCGATTGTTTGATGCAAAACTCTGTTGTTTTTACTGATGATTTGGGTAAGAAGGTGGTCAAATCCCTGTTGGAGTTCTTCCAAAATACAAACTCCACTTACTCCATTATTGCTCCTCCAAATTTGTCTTCCTCTTTGCATGAAACATTGGTTTTACTCTCCTCACACCTGGATTTCATGAAAAGGTTTGGATCTTTTGAGCTTAGAAAGGTCAATGTCGTATTCCCCAGTCAACAACCGAAAAAACCCATAAGCAGGAAGCTGTCAATGATGGATTCCAAGTTCGAAAGACCATTCCCTGATAGGCCATCCCCTTTGCCACAAACCGCTCCTTCTACTGGCATTTCTGCGCCTGCCAATGTAGCCAAAACCCCTCATCCTCCACAGTACCCTATTGCTTCACTGCCTCCCATTTCCTTCCCTGTTGACTCTCCACCACCATTTTCCTTTCCCATTGCTCCAGAGCTGCCTCCGCCTTTTGTTCCCGCCAGCTCACCTAGTGGCTTCCATTTGCCTCCTTGTAATCCAGCCTATGACACTGCACCAGCACCAGAGACGGTGGTGGTGCAAAAGCTATGGTGTGTGGCTAAGCCGAGTGTCCCTACGGAGACACTGCAAGAAGCAATGGACTACGCTTGTGGTGAAGGCGGTGCTGATTGTAAAGAACTTATGCCAGATGGGAGCTGTTTCTATCCAGACACCATTGTTGCTCATGCTTCTTATGCTTACAACAGCTACTGGCAAAAGACCAAGAGAAATGGAGGAACTTGCAATTTTGGAGGCACTGCTATGATTATCAATGCTGACCCAA GTTTCCTTGAGTGTCGGTTTGTTCTCAGCTGA
- the LOC105763437 gene encoding zinc finger protein AZF1, whose amino-acid sequence MALETLNSPTSAPPLLHHDDTVDHHCVEPWTRRKRTKRSRTENPPTEEEYLALCLLMLAKGTTRNNPSGSAAAKNSLNHNYKCEVCNKSFPTYQSLGGHKSSHRKFVGADEDPTTTAAAEDKFTASTTATNSHPMISNQGGKTHTCSICYKTFSSGQALGGHKRCHYEAGSNNNNSGNDGVKSWSQSQRDFDLNLPAGPDETSMDVLRQDKFCRNDEEARVRLPTLKHGSCKV is encoded by the coding sequence ATGGCTCTTGAAACGTTGAATTCTCCAACTTCAGCACCTCCACTGCTCCACCATGATGATACAGTTGACCACCACTGTGTTGAGCCGTGGACAAGgaggaaaagaacaaaaagatcCAGAACTGAAAACCCGCCAACGGAAGAAGAATACTTAGCTCTTTGCCTTCTCATGCTGGCTAAGGGAACCACCAGGAACAACCCCTCAGGCTCAGCTGCCGCCAAAAACTCCCTCAATCATAACTACAAGTGTGAAGTTTGTAACAAATCGTTTCCAACTTATCAATCTTTAGGGGGACACAAGTCCAGTCACAGGAAATTTGTTGGAGCTGATGAAGACCCCACAACCACGGCTGCTGCTGAAGATAAATTCACCGCATCCACGACGGCTACAAATTCACATCCCATGATCAGCAACCAAGGTGGCAAGACACACACGTGTTCCATCTGTTACAAGACGTTTTCTTCAGGTCAAGCCTTGGGAGGACATAAAAGATGCCACTACGAAGCTGGCAGCAACAATAATAACAGCGGTAACGATGGTGTTAAATCCTGGAGCCAAAGTCAACGTGACTTCGACTTGAATTTACCTGCTGGACCAGATGAAACAAGTATGGACGTTCTTAGACAAGATAAATTTTGCCGCAACGATGAAGAGGCGAGAGTCCGTTTACCAACGCTTAAGCACGGAAGCTGCAAGGTTTAA